One segment of Fibrobacter sp. UWB10 DNA contains the following:
- a CDS encoding acetate kinase: protein MRVLVLNCGSSSVKFAVIDTQTKESISSGLVENIGVNGHVKAKGPEGNIDFNFDCPTHAEAVAEVQKFLAEQKLTDTIEAIGHRVVLGGKYVKSEKVTQEVIDYIRSITLFAPLHEPAHATGMECATKFFPGLPQVAVFDTAFHQTMPRKAYLYGIPYKFYEEDKIRRYGAHGTSHRFVTGEAAKILGKKPEDCCFITAHLGNGSSCSAILNGQCVDTTMGFTPLEGLIMGTRSGSIDPAVLFFISKKYGYDIDRLDKLVNKESGLLGLSGLSNDMRTLTQAASEGHVGAQIALETFAYRLTREIGGIAMALPRIDALVFTGGIGENSKLVRKMAMDNLKILGYQIDDARNEDNGKNSGHIISKDGTPTAMVVATNEELLIALDTEALVK, encoded by the coding sequence ATGCGCGTACTCGTTCTTAATTGCGGCAGCTCCTCGGTCAAGTTCGCCGTTATCGACACCCAGACCAAAGAATCCATCTCCAGCGGCCTCGTCGAAAATATCGGCGTGAATGGCCATGTGAAGGCCAAGGGCCCGGAAGGCAATATCGATTTCAATTTCGATTGCCCGACCCACGCCGAAGCAGTTGCCGAAGTGCAGAAGTTCCTCGCCGAACAGAAGCTCACCGACACCATCGAAGCCATCGGCCACCGTGTGGTGCTCGGCGGCAAGTACGTCAAGAGCGAAAAGGTGACGCAAGAAGTCATCGACTATATCCGCAGCATCACGCTGTTCGCCCCGCTGCACGAACCCGCACACGCCACCGGCATGGAATGCGCCACCAAGTTCTTCCCGGGCCTCCCGCAGGTCGCCGTGTTCGACACCGCCTTCCACCAGACCATGCCGCGCAAGGCCTACCTCTACGGCATCCCCTACAAGTTCTACGAAGAAGACAAAATCCGCCGCTACGGCGCCCATGGCACAAGCCACCGCTTCGTGACCGGCGAAGCCGCCAAGATTCTCGGCAAAAAGCCGGAAGACTGCTGTTTTATTACTGCTCACCTCGGTAACGGTTCCAGCTGCTCCGCCATTTTGAACGGCCAGTGCGTTGACACCACCATGGGCTTCACCCCGCTCGAGGGCCTCATCATGGGCACCCGCTCCGGAAGCATCGACCCGGCAGTGCTCTTCTTCATCAGCAAGAAGTACGGTTACGATATCGACCGCCTCGACAAGCTCGTGAACAAGGAATCGGGCCTGCTCGGTCTCTCCGGACTCAGCAACGACATGCGCACCCTGACGCAGGCCGCAAGCGAAGGCCACGTCGGCGCACAGATTGCCCTCGAAACGTTCGCCTACAGGCTCACCCGCGAAATCGGCGGCATCGCCATGGCACTCCCGCGCATCGACGCCCTGGTGTTCACCGGCGGTATCGGCGAGAACAGCAAGCTTGTCCGCAAGATGGCCATGGACAACCTCAAAATTCTCGGCTACCAGATCGACGACGCCCGCAATGAAGACAACGGCAAGAACTCTGGCCACATTATTTCGAAGGACGGCACGCCGACCGCCATGGTCGTCGCCACCAACGAAGAACTCCTCATCGCCCTCGACACCGAAGCACTGGTGAAGTAA
- a CDS encoding Ig-like domain-containing protein: protein MKRSIMVKKMISWMGALCALAGSAYAASATVWSAADGNGMVPPVNGWYSYPDAKATATEAAGAKATLTTATDKSKVLTLSVSKTNESSAAGMGFAWAKSNGVISLEDYAGVCLTYTAEVPFRLEFKQSTIKDYDFYGAMVPAATKMTTTFIAFADLEQEGWGTAKALDLTKQQALQFGYKQAFVADYGTTNTISVSAVWLGSNCEQHAPELGTGYAAGDEVILNEGDTLKLDLTKVFVDADEEELTYAVEIENAKLVLFADTLYKKTKILNLITKSNPEGSTAVTITATDPTKKSVAYEFSIETVDRENAPVAVDDAYTVKEETKLTKATVITGVMANDYDPDGDAFTAELVEPTAHGTLTFDGKTGGFTYTPEKDFFGEDVFTYQLVESKEDDPKTGNIGTVTIKVTNVDDPLTVVIADSTLTLGEDSYKLGDTLVVAEDFDPVSVMIPLANLQFADPDVAAGETVPVKVKSSGIIKVTYAEFGTDHVVDLEPIENANGVAKVTMFAVDGKDTASVFFYVKVTPVADPPIAVADAYEVMQDTVNAITAKKGVLANDKNPDNAKSLLTAVLVEDATYGKVELAEDGSFTYAAPEEEGEDMFVYVVVNAEGDTSEPVIVNLTIVYKNKAPSIVKGVADTVGTRLAALKEDFLIAKKYTKAEIQSWFTDDTDKVTALTFTARSDDSLLAPTFNSGNLMVNSVADACGEAELILVATDTKGATTELVIPASIECVNDKPRANKSIDTVYVGAKEVVLDTINLKKYMYDPDGDTLEFSMLSKAAEKVLEWEIKDSLMIVKSKSGQTHDVGSVFQFTLIGKDGTDSSSSVIRLILSADPKTSIRPTIAAAPKASWQSAILANRGAVALFDMQGRVMWKAKLPVSEADVRNAAAQVQGRKILQVNKQTWTIK from the coding sequence GTGAACGGATGGTATTCTTACCCCGATGCAAAGGCTACCGCAACTGAAGCGGCTGGCGCAAAGGCTACGCTTACAACGGCGACAGACAAGAGCAAAGTGCTTACTTTGTCTGTGAGCAAGACTAATGAAAGCAGCGCTGCCGGCATGGGCTTTGCCTGGGCAAAAAGCAACGGGGTGATTTCGCTCGAAGATTATGCGGGCGTGTGCTTGACCTATACCGCGGAAGTCCCGTTCAGACTGGAATTCAAACAGTCGACCATTAAGGATTACGATTTTTACGGAGCAATGGTTCCGGCTGCGACAAAAATGACGACGACCTTTATCGCGTTCGCAGATTTGGAACAGGAAGGCTGGGGTACAGCAAAGGCCTTGGACCTTACCAAGCAACAGGCTCTCCAGTTCGGTTACAAGCAGGCCTTTGTAGCTGACTACGGAACAACGAATACCATTTCGGTTTCTGCAGTATGGCTGGGCTCTAATTGCGAACAGCATGCTCCGGAACTTGGTACCGGTTATGCTGCTGGTGACGAAGTGATTCTGAACGAAGGCGACACCTTGAAACTCGACCTTACCAAGGTGTTTGTCGATGCCGACGAAGAAGAGCTCACCTATGCGGTAGAAATTGAAAACGCAAAGCTCGTCTTGTTTGCCGATACGCTCTACAAAAAGACCAAGATTCTCAATTTGATTACGAAGTCGAATCCGGAAGGTTCTACGGCTGTCACCATTACGGCTACCGATCCCACGAAAAAGTCGGTTGCTTATGAATTCTCCATTGAAACGGTGGACCGTGAAAACGCCCCTGTTGCTGTGGACGATGCCTATACGGTTAAGGAAGAAACCAAGCTTACCAAGGCTACTGTTATCACAGGCGTGATGGCTAACGACTACGACCCGGATGGTGATGCCTTTACGGCTGAACTTGTTGAACCGACGGCTCACGGAACCTTGACGTTTGACGGAAAGACGGGTGGATTCACTTATACGCCGGAAAAGGATTTCTTTGGCGAAGATGTGTTTACCTACCAGCTTGTGGAATCCAAGGAAGATGACCCGAAAACGGGTAACATTGGAACGGTTACCATTAAGGTGACCAATGTAGATGACCCGCTCACCGTGGTGATTGCTGATTCTACCTTGACTCTCGGCGAAGATTCGTATAAGCTTGGTGATACCCTTGTGGTGGCCGAAGATTTCGATCCGGTGTCGGTCATGATTCCGCTTGCAAACCTTCAGTTCGCTGATCCGGATGTCGCTGCAGGCGAAACCGTGCCTGTTAAGGTGAAGTCTAGCGGCATTATCAAAGTGACGTATGCCGAATTTGGTACGGACCATGTGGTTGATTTGGAACCGATTGAAAATGCAAACGGTGTTGCCAAGGTGACGATGTTTGCTGTAGACGGTAAGGATACTGCAAGTGTGTTCTTCTATGTGAAGGTAACTCCGGTGGCAGACCCGCCGATTGCTGTGGCTGACGCTTACGAAGTCATGCAGGATACCGTGAATGCAATTACCGCGAAGAAGGGCGTGCTTGCAAACGATAAGAACCCCGACAACGCAAAGTCCTTGCTCACTGCAGTTCTGGTTGAAGATGCCACATACGGTAAGGTTGAACTTGCTGAAGATGGCTCCTTCACTTACGCCGCTCCCGAAGAAGAAGGCGAAGACATGTTTGTCTATGTGGTGGTGAATGCCGAAGGCGATACCTCTGAACCGGTGATTGTGAACTTGACCATTGTGTACAAGAACAAGGCTCCGTCTATTGTAAAGGGTGTAGCTGATACGGTGGGCACGCGCCTTGCTGCCCTCAAGGAAGACTTCCTGATTGCCAAGAAGTATACCAAGGCTGAAATTCAGAGCTGGTTTACCGATGATACCGACAAGGTGACTGCGCTGACGTTTACGGCAAGAAGCGACGATAGCCTGCTTGCTCCGACGTTCAACAGCGGAAACTTGATGGTGAATTCTGTTGCAGATGCTTGCGGTGAAGCCGAACTGATTTTGGTTGCGACGGATACCAAGGGTGCTACGACTGAACTTGTGATTCCGGCAAGCATTGAATGCGTTAACGATAAGCCCAGGGCCAACAAGAGTATCGATACGGTGTATGTTGGCGCCAAGGAAGTCGTGCTCGATACGATCAACTTGAAGAAGTATATGTACGACCCCGATGGCGATACTCTGGAATTCTCGATGTTGTCGAAGGCTGCCGAAAAGGTGCTTGAATGGGAAATTAAGGACAGCCTCATGATTGTGAAGTCGAAATCCGGTCAAACACACGATGTTGGCTCGGTGTTCCAGTTCACTCTTATCGGAAAAGATGGCACGGATTCCAGCTCTAGCGTTATCCGCTTGATCTTGAGTGCTGATCCGAAGACCTCTATCAGGCCGACGATTGCCGCTGCTCCGAAGGCCAGCTGGCAGAGCGCAATCCTTGCAAACCGCGGTGCTGTGGCACTGTTCGATATGCAGGGCCGCGTGATGTGGAAGGCCAAGCTCCCGGTAAGCGAAGCTGACGTGCGTAACGCTGCCGCTCAGGTGCAGGGCAGAAAGATCCTGCAGGTGAACAAGCAGACATGGACGATTAAATAG
- a CDS encoding phosphatase PAP2 family protein, whose translation MFKKIAEFDNRVSVYWTNRHFSPKVNKFLKFYVRLGDGYIWGAFAMVLFLHLGWTNFWPILAQALAALVVALALYEGVKLSTKRPRPFAANPQIKAEVPPLDKYSFPSGHTMNNLAVASAVFYAVPQYGWIMMLLPLTWGLLRVYFGVHWLTDIICGFLLGILSFVIGHAVWILLPL comes from the coding sequence ATGTTCAAGAAAATTGCAGAGTTTGACAACCGGGTTTCGGTCTATTGGACGAATCGGCATTTTTCGCCGAAGGTGAATAAGTTCCTCAAGTTTTACGTGCGCCTGGGCGACGGATACATTTGGGGTGCGTTTGCGATGGTGCTCTTTTTGCATTTGGGCTGGACCAATTTTTGGCCGATTTTGGCGCAGGCGCTTGCTGCCTTGGTGGTGGCGCTCGCCTTGTACGAGGGCGTTAAGCTTTCGACCAAGCGGCCGAGGCCATTTGCGGCGAATCCGCAAATCAAGGCGGAAGTTCCGCCTCTCGACAAGTACAGTTTTCCGTCTGGCCATACCATGAACAACTTGGCGGTGGCCTCGGCGGTGTTTTATGCGGTTCCGCAGTACGGCTGGATCATGATGCTCTTGCCGCTCACATGGGGACTTTTGCGCGTGTACTTTGGCGTGCACTGGCTGACTGATATTATTTGCGGATTCCTGCTTGGCATCTTGAGTTTTGTCATCGGA